From the Nycticebus coucang isolate mNycCou1 chromosome 13, mNycCou1.pri, whole genome shotgun sequence genome, the window GGCTGTCCCTACGAGCAGCACCACGTACAATGATAAGAATGAGGCAAACACGGAAGGGTGGACGGTTTTTTCTAGGGGAATGGCTGGCCCCTCCCTTGATTTGAgtcaaaataaaatagctttctCGTCCCGCGTCCCCAAACCTCCACCCCTTTCGGATTCTTCCCACCGGGCCGACGCCCAGGACCTCCCTAGGCATCTCCAGGCCCTCGCCGGGGTCCTCTGCGCGGCGCCCCTACCAGGTTCACCGGGTGCACGTAGCCGTTCTCGTAGCGGTCCTCCTGCAACAGCTGCCGCAGGTGCGCGATGTAACTGGAAGCCAGTCGGAGAGTATCCAGCTTGGAGAGTTTGGTGTCGGGGGGCACCCAgggcaggctggtcttgagcctggAGAAAGCTTTGCTCAGCACGCGCATCCTGGCGCGCTCGCGGGCGTTGGCCGCGTTCCGCTGGGACTGCTTGCACTCCGCCGCCGAGCCCTTGGGCGGGAGGAGCTTCTTGCCTCCACTGCCCGCGCCGCCACCTGCGCCCACGCCCCCAGCGGCGCGGGGCCGTTTCCTCTTGCAGCCTCCCGCACTGCCGGCTGCGCCCAGAGCGCACCGCTCGTCTTCGCCGTCGGGGTCCTCCTCCTCCGCAGAGGAGTTGTCACTGGGCGAGACATAGCTGCGCTCCGTGCCGCGGAGGGGCGGCCTCTTGGAGGCGGGGACCGGGTACTCCCGCTGCAGCCCCCGCAGCTCCATCTCCTCCGGGTCGCTCACCGAACCCGTGGACATCTGGTGGTTCTCCGCGCCCACGCGTGTCCACTTTCCTCCGCCCTAGCCAGCCTCGCCGTCTCCGCTTTCCGCTCCTTGGCGGAGGCGGAGGGAACCGGGACCTCCGAGGAGGACCGCAGACCTGAGCCGAGAGGCGCGGAGACCGGAATTCGAGGTGGGCGGTGAGAGCGAGCACGCCCCGCCGCCGACCCCGCAGAGCGCGGCCCAGAAGTTGatgccccagccccagctctgcgCGCACAACCCTGAGCTGCGCCTTCTGACCAGACTATTTATCTGTAGTCCTTGGAACAAACCACCCTGGGCAAAGAAGAGGGGGTTAGAAAGGGGGACAGAGGTGGGGCGGGGGCGTGGAAAGGGTGGGGACCGCTTTTCTGCCTGCAGAGGAGTGGTTGGTGGGGGCAGGGGCCCGGGACGCCTACGCAAAGCTGAGAATTGGGCACTGAGGCCCAACCGA encodes:
- the MSC gene encoding musculin isoform X1; this translates as MSTGSVSDPEEMELRGLQREYPVPASKRPPLRGTERSYVSPSDNSSAEEEDPDGEDERCALGAAGSAGGCKRKRPRAAGGVGAGGGAGSGGKKLLPPKGSAAECKQSQRNAANARERARMRVLSKAFSRLKTSLPWVPPDTKLSKLDTLRLASSYIAHLRQLLQEDRYENGYVHPVNLGQPPHRLISCFREKSCFQLLFSCGLNGTSASPSFFQLRVWQTWPFVVSGRPDSDTKDVSAASRLCGTTA
- the MSC gene encoding musculin isoform X2, with translation MSTGSVSDPEEMELRGLQREYPVPASKRPPLRGTERSYVSPSDNSSAEEEDPDGEDERCALGAAGSAGGCKRKRPRAAGGVGAGGGAGSGGKKLLPPKGSAAECKQSQRNAANARERARMRVLSKAFSRLKTSLPWVPPDTKLSKLDTLRLASSYIAHLRQLLQEDRYENGYVHPVNLTWPFVVSGRPDSDTKDVSAASRLCGTTA
- the MSC gene encoding musculin isoform X3, with product MSTGSVSDPEEMELRGLQREYPVPASKRPPLRGTERSYVSPSDNSSAEEEDPDGEDERCALGAAGSAGGCKRKRPRAAGGVGAGGGAGSGGKKLLPPKGSAAECKQSQRNAANARERARMRVLSKAFSRLKTSLPWVPPDTKLSKLDTLRLASSYIAHLRQLLQEDRYENGYVHPTWPFVVSGRPDSDTKDVSAASRLCGTTA